A DNA window from Pseudomonas resinovorans NBRC 106553 contains the following coding sequences:
- a CDS encoding 3-keto-5-aminohexanoate cleavage protein: MQFFDDSLHPENMEKVVITVAPYGPEWMPADFPEDIPVTMDEQVQKAVDCYEAGATVLHLHVRELDGTGSKRLSKFNELIAGVREAVPDMIIQVGGSISFAPEGEGEAAKWLSDDTRHMLAELTPKPDQVTVAINTTQMNIMELLYPEYLKGTSLENPVYQAAYSEMTVPAGPAWVEEHLKRLTANGIQPHFQLTGMHALETLERLVRKGVYKGPLNLTWIGIGGGFDGPNPFNFFNFIHRAPNGGTLTAESLLKNVLPFNTMALAMGLHPRVGIEDTIIDQHGKRFTSVQQIQQTVRIAHELGREIASGKEAREIYKIGVQYKDVEETLRMNGMAPNRQPGQKHVPLRT, from the coding sequence ATGCAATTCTTCGACGACTCGCTGCACCCGGAAAACATGGAAAAGGTGGTCATCACCGTGGCCCCCTACGGCCCCGAGTGGATGCCGGCCGACTTCCCCGAAGACATCCCGGTGACCATGGACGAACAGGTCCAGAAGGCCGTGGACTGCTACGAGGCGGGCGCCACCGTGCTCCACCTGCACGTGCGCGAACTCGATGGCACCGGCTCCAAGCGCCTGTCCAAGTTCAACGAACTGATCGCCGGCGTGCGTGAAGCCGTACCGGACATGATCATCCAGGTGGGCGGCTCGATCTCCTTCGCCCCCGAGGGCGAAGGCGAGGCGGCCAAGTGGCTGTCCGACGACACCCGTCACATGCTGGCCGAGCTGACCCCGAAACCCGACCAGGTGACGGTGGCGATCAACACCACCCAGATGAACATCATGGAGCTGCTGTATCCCGAGTACCTCAAGGGCACCTCCCTGGAGAACCCGGTGTACCAGGCCGCCTACAGCGAAATGACCGTGCCGGCCGGCCCCGCCTGGGTCGAGGAGCACCTCAAGCGCCTCACCGCCAACGGCATCCAGCCGCACTTCCAGCTCACCGGCATGCACGCCCTGGAAACCCTCGAGCGCCTGGTGCGCAAGGGCGTCTACAAGGGCCCGCTGAACCTGACCTGGATCGGCATCGGCGGCGGTTTCGATGGCCCCAACCCGTTCAACTTCTTCAACTTCATCCACCGTGCGCCCAACGGCGGCACCCTCACCGCCGAGTCCCTGCTGAAGAACGTACTACCGTTCAACACCATGGCGCTCGCGATGGGCCTGCACCCGCGCGTCGGCATCGAAGACACCATCATCGACCAGCACGGCAAGCGTTTCACTTCGGTGCAACAGATCCAGCAGACGGTACGCATCGCCCACGAACTGGGCCGCGAGATCGCCTCTGGCAAGGAAGCGCGCGAGATCTACAAGATCGGCGTGCAGTACAAGGACGTGGAAGAAACCCTGCGCATGAACGGCATGGCGCCGAACCGCCAGCCGGGTCAGAAGCACGTCCCGCTGCGGACCTGA
- a CDS encoding quinone oxidoreductase, whose protein sequence is MAKAVRFYESGGPEVLRYEEVEVGDPGPGEVRIRHVAVGLNYADTYFRNGTYPIPLPNGIGVEASGVVVALGAGVNNVALGDRVTYTGFLNTLGAYSTERLVPAAPLIKLPETIAFETAAAMTMRGLTSAYLMRRIHDFKEGDSILLHAAAGGVGLIVSQWAKLLGLNVIGTVSSEAKAEVARAHGCDHVINYSDEDIAQRVRELTGGRGVDVVFDSVGKSTFMASLDSLKRRGLMVCVGTASGPIPAFDPVLLAMKGSLYITRPALADYIADPAEKAELVGELFDHVGSGRINIDINQHYALEDAIQAHRDLESRKTTGSSIFVI, encoded by the coding sequence ATGGCCAAAGCCGTTCGTTTTTATGAATCCGGGGGCCCGGAAGTACTTCGCTATGAAGAAGTCGAGGTCGGTGATCCCGGCCCCGGTGAGGTTCGTATTCGCCACGTTGCCGTGGGGCTGAACTACGCGGACACCTACTTCCGCAATGGCACCTATCCCATCCCGCTGCCCAACGGCATCGGTGTCGAAGCCTCCGGGGTGGTGGTGGCACTGGGCGCGGGCGTAAACAACGTGGCCCTGGGCGACCGCGTGACCTACACCGGCTTCCTCAACACCCTCGGCGCCTACAGCACCGAGCGCCTGGTGCCGGCAGCGCCGCTGATCAAGCTGCCCGAGACCATCGCCTTCGAAACCGCGGCGGCCATGACCATGCGCGGCCTGACCTCCGCCTACCTGATGCGCCGCATCCACGACTTCAAGGAAGGCGACAGCATTCTCCTGCACGCCGCCGCTGGCGGCGTGGGGCTTATCGTCTCGCAGTGGGCCAAGCTGCTGGGCCTGAACGTGATCGGCACCGTGTCCAGCGAAGCCAAGGCGGAAGTCGCCAGGGCCCATGGCTGCGACCACGTCATCAACTACAGCGACGAAGACATTGCCCAGCGCGTACGCGAGCTGACCGGCGGGCGCGGCGTCGACGTGGTGTTCGACAGCGTTGGCAAGAGCACCTTCATGGCGTCGCTGGACTCGCTCAAGCGTCGCGGCCTGATGGTGTGCGTGGGTACCGCGTCCGGCCCGATCCCGGCCTTCGATCCCGTGCTGCTGGCCATGAAAGGCTCGCTGTACATCACTCGTCCGGCCCTGGCCGACTACATCGCCGACCCGGCGGAGAAGGCCGAGCTGGTGGGCGAGCTGTTCGACCACGTCGGCAGCGGCCGCATCAACATCGACATCAACCAGCACTACGCGCTGGAAGACGCGATCCAGGCCCATCGGGACCTGGAGTCGCGCAAGACCACCGGCTCGTCAATCTTCGTCATCTGA
- a CDS encoding TauD/TfdA family dioxygenase has translation MKVEQLTCAIGAEISGVSLGHASRDDDLFAEIKSLLLKHKVLFLRDQDISRAEHVAFARRFGELEDHPVAGSDPEHPGLVRIYKNPEQPNDRYENAWHTDATWREVPPMGCVLRCVECPPVGGDTMWANMALAYEKLPEDVKQRIEGLRARHSIEASFGAAMPTEKRLALKAMYPDAEHPVVRIHPETGERVLFVNAFATHFTNYHTPERVRFGQDFSMGGSDLMRYLISQAYVPEYQVRWRWKKNSMAIWDNRSTQHYAVMDYPPCDRKMERAGIIGDTPF, from the coding sequence ATGAAAGTCGAGCAACTCACCTGCGCCATCGGCGCTGAAATCAGCGGCGTGAGCCTGGGCCATGCGTCCCGCGACGACGACCTGTTCGCCGAGATCAAGTCCCTGCTGCTCAAGCACAAGGTGCTGTTCCTGCGTGACCAGGACATCAGCCGTGCCGAGCATGTGGCCTTCGCCCGTCGCTTCGGCGAGCTGGAAGACCATCCGGTGGCCGGCAGCGACCCGGAACACCCGGGCCTGGTGCGCATCTACAAGAACCCCGAGCAGCCCAACGACCGCTACGAGAACGCCTGGCACACCGACGCCACCTGGCGCGAGGTGCCGCCCATGGGCTGCGTGCTGCGCTGCGTGGAATGCCCGCCGGTGGGCGGCGACACCATGTGGGCGAACATGGCCCTGGCCTACGAGAAGCTGCCCGAAGACGTGAAGCAGCGCATCGAGGGCCTGCGCGCCCGCCACAGCATCGAGGCCAGCTTCGGCGCCGCCATGCCCACGGAGAAGCGCCTGGCGCTCAAGGCCATGTACCCGGACGCCGAGCACCCGGTGGTGCGCATCCACCCGGAAACCGGCGAGCGGGTGCTGTTCGTCAACGCCTTCGCCACCCATTTCACCAACTACCACACCCCCGAGCGTGTGCGCTTTGGCCAGGACTTCAGCATGGGCGGCAGTGACCTGATGCGCTACCTGATCAGCCAGGCCTACGTCCCGGAATACCAGGTTCGCTGGCGCTGGAAGAAGAACAGCATGGCGATCTGGGACAACCGATCCACCCAGCACTACGCGGTCATGGATTACCCACCCTGCGATCGCAAGATGGAGCGTGCCGGAATCATCGGCGACACGCCTTTCTGA
- the prpD gene encoding 2-methylcitrate dehydratase, which translates to MSANVDQNQRPPYDQVIQTIADYVLDYRVESVEALDTARNCLLDSLGCALLALRFPECSKLLGPLVEGTVVPQGARVPGTNFRLDPVKAAWDLGAMIRWLDFNDTWLAAEWAHPSDNLGGILAVADHLSQRNLAHGKEPLPVRRVLEAMIKAHEIQGVLALENSFNRVGLDHVVLVKLASTAVCAWLMGANREQLLSAISHALVDGQALRTYRHAPNAGSRKSWAAGDATSRGVRLADIALRDEMGIPGVLSAPQWGFYDVLYSHTNKDMATKAEDRRQFSLPQPFGCYVMENILFKVSFPAEFHGQTACEAAVRLHPQVRNRVTEIDRIVITTQESAIRIISKSGPLANAADRDHCLQYMTAVALAYGTLEAEHYEDGFHRSHPVIDRLRDCMEIVEDPRYSREYLEADKRSIANALQVFYKDGRHTEKMEVEYPVGHRRRRAEGIPLLEAKFRAALESHFVPQRCARIFALCQDQAGLEAMPVNEFVELFVG; encoded by the coding sequence ATGAGCGCCAATGTCGACCAGAACCAGCGCCCGCCCTACGACCAGGTGATCCAGACCATCGCCGACTATGTACTGGACTACCGGGTGGAGTCCGTGGAGGCGCTGGATACCGCGCGCAACTGTCTGCTGGACAGCCTCGGCTGCGCCTTGCTGGCCCTGCGCTTTCCCGAATGCAGCAAGCTCCTCGGCCCGCTGGTGGAGGGCACTGTCGTGCCCCAGGGCGCGCGGGTGCCTGGCACCAACTTCCGGCTCGACCCGGTCAAGGCGGCCTGGGACCTGGGCGCGATGATCCGCTGGCTGGATTTCAACGATACCTGGCTGGCGGCCGAGTGGGCGCACCCGTCGGATAACCTGGGGGGCATCCTCGCCGTCGCCGACCACCTGTCCCAGCGCAACCTGGCCCATGGCAAGGAACCGTTACCCGTGCGCCGGGTGCTGGAGGCCATGATCAAGGCCCACGAGATCCAGGGCGTGCTGGCCCTGGAGAACTCCTTCAACCGCGTGGGCCTGGACCATGTGGTGCTGGTCAAGCTGGCGTCCACCGCCGTCTGCGCCTGGCTCATGGGGGCCAACCGCGAGCAGCTGCTGTCGGCCATTTCCCATGCCCTGGTGGATGGCCAGGCCCTGCGCACCTACCGCCATGCGCCCAACGCCGGCTCGCGCAAGTCCTGGGCCGCCGGCGACGCCACCAGTCGCGGCGTGCGCCTGGCGGATATCGCCCTGCGCGACGAAATGGGCATACCCGGCGTGCTGAGCGCGCCCCAGTGGGGCTTCTACGACGTCCTCTACAGCCACACCAACAAGGACATGGCCACCAAAGCCGAGGACCGGCGCCAGTTCAGCCTGCCCCAGCCCTTTGGTTGCTACGTGATGGAGAACATCCTGTTCAAGGTCAGTTTCCCCGCCGAATTCCACGGCCAGACCGCCTGCGAAGCGGCGGTGCGCCTGCACCCCCAGGTGCGCAACCGGGTGACGGAAATCGACCGCATCGTCATCACCACCCAGGAATCGGCCATCCGCATCATTTCCAAGAGTGGCCCCCTGGCCAACGCCGCCGACCGCGACCATTGCCTGCAGTACATGACGGCGGTGGCCCTGGCCTACGGCACGCTGGAGGCGGAGCACTACGAAGACGGCTTCCACCGCAGCCACCCGGTGATCGACCGCCTGCGCGACTGCATGGAAATAGTCGAGGACCCGCGCTACAGCCGCGAATACCTGGAAGCCGATAAGCGCTCGATCGCCAACGCCCTGCAGGTGTTCTACAAGGACGGCCGGCACACCGAGAAAATGGAAGTGGAATACCCGGTCGGTCACCGGCGCCGGCGCGCCGAGGGCATTCCCTTGCTGGAGGCCAAGTTCAGGGCTGCCCTGGAAAGCCACTTCGTGCCCCAGCGCTGCGCGCGGATCTTCGCCCTCTGCCAGGACCAGGCGGGGTTGGAGGCCATGCCGGTGAACGAGTTCGTCGAGCTGTTCGTCGGTTGA